One window from the genome of Petrotoga miotherma DSM 10691 encodes:
- a CDS encoding PolC-type DNA polymerase III: MYFFNNLSDIKGQEEGFFNKKISIKGKIFYVDEAKDFYYLFVTDYSYSFLCKSENNKTPRTSSRKDEWFRFEGVLEYDSEMGSYCLKVDTIKVAVPSVWHDLSVEKRVELHAHSKMSSKLSILDMEELVDAVSSFGQKAVAITDNENVQIIPYFYEYAKKKGIKAIFGCELNVHDERRGIVKHVNVLVKNKEGLKNLYKIVSISHMNVVNKSAIISLSDLKNLRRGLLLGSSLDGFLLYDFLNKYSTDDLKEWVTFFDYIELFPRDCYNDLCLEKGKIIDYSKTVYEIAKALKKPVVMSGDVHYLREEDREYLNAMIFGTSTKSNPRKATRSINYLRSTSQMYDAAFEIFKKRGIAKEIVVKNPNKIAGEVEEFAPFDFKLKAPYIPSADQNLRDIVYNNAKKMYGEKLHRIIIDRIEKELKSIIDNGYAVIFLISADMVKKSLEMGYPIGSRGSVGSSLVAFLLGITEVNPLPPHYFCESCGFIEFSEDLNLSGFDLKEKSCPNCGAILNSDGHNIRFEVFMGYSGEKIPDIDVNFSAEIFNDIQRFLEEKFGRNYCYKAGTISTISRYNALKMAFNYFKDEDMNFAHLFWASQKIKGTKLNTGQHPSAMIIIPQEYDVHDFTPYQYSANSPEIGIVTTHYDFKALENDLLKIDVLSHDGPTFLKMLKELTGYDYNNISMHDERVLSLFSSTKELGVDLSEIGTEIGTLGVPEVWTPFSHKMLTETRPKTFYDLCRTNSLAHGTDIWFNNAREIVLKNVAGIDRIVSCRDDILTTLEYFGVEPKTAFMIMEKVRKGKELTEKELKAIDDSEAPEWYLDSLKKIHYLFPKAHAVAYMIMAYKIAFYKLYYPLEFYSVYFTIRARFFDIDIIMDEALTVQTITKLSKKEFQHNYEESNFYSTLKTAYEMRKRGFGFLRPDLYKSEAKVFKIEGEYLRIPLTKVRNIGSKNAQRILKERGGSTEKTLLSK, encoded by the coding sequence GTGTATTTTTTTAATAATCTTTCGGATATTAAAGGGCAGGAAGAAGGGTTTTTTAATAAGAAGATTAGTATAAAAGGCAAAATTTTTTATGTTGATGAGGCAAAGGATTTTTATTATTTGTTTGTTACTGATTATAGCTATTCTTTTTTGTGTAAGTCAGAAAACAACAAAACGCCCCGAACGAGCTCAAGGAAAGATGAGTGGTTTAGATTTGAAGGGGTATTAGAGTACGATAGTGAAATGGGGAGTTATTGTTTGAAAGTGGACACAATAAAAGTTGCTGTTCCTTCGGTTTGGCATGATCTTTCGGTAGAAAAGAGGGTTGAACTTCATGCGCATTCAAAGATGAGCTCAAAGTTGTCCATATTGGATATGGAGGAGTTAGTGGATGCTGTTTCTTCGTTTGGGCAAAAGGCGGTTGCCATTACGGATAACGAGAATGTGCAGATAATTCCTTATTTCTATGAGTATGCTAAGAAAAAGGGTATAAAAGCAATTTTTGGTTGTGAGCTGAATGTGCACGATGAGAGAAGAGGAATCGTAAAACACGTGAATGTGCTGGTTAAGAATAAAGAGGGGTTGAAGAATCTTTATAAAATAGTATCGATTTCACATATGAACGTTGTGAATAAAAGTGCGATAATTTCACTTTCTGATTTGAAGAATTTAAGAAGAGGGCTACTTTTGGGTTCTTCATTGGATGGATTTTTGCTTTACGATTTTCTGAATAAGTATTCTACTGACGATTTAAAGGAATGGGTAACTTTTTTTGATTATATAGAGCTTTTCCCAAGGGATTGTTATAACGATTTGTGTTTGGAGAAGGGTAAGATTATCGATTATTCTAAAACAGTGTATGAGATTGCAAAAGCTTTAAAAAAGCCTGTTGTTATGTCGGGTGATGTTCATTATTTGAGAGAAGAAGATCGAGAGTATTTAAACGCTATGATCTTTGGTACTTCCACAAAGAGTAACCCAAGGAAGGCTACGCGAAGTATTAATTATTTGAGAAGCACTTCTCAGATGTACGATGCGGCATTTGAGATCTTTAAAAAACGCGGTATTGCAAAAGAAATCGTTGTGAAAAATCCAAATAAAATCGCTGGTGAGGTAGAGGAGTTTGCCCCTTTTGACTTTAAATTGAAGGCGCCTTATATCCCTTCTGCCGACCAAAATTTGAGAGATATCGTATATAACAACGCAAAAAAGATGTATGGAGAAAAGTTGCACCGTATAATTATAGATAGGATAGAGAAGGAATTGAAAAGTATAATAGATAACGGGTATGCTGTGATATTTTTGATCTCAGCCGATATGGTCAAGAAGTCTTTAGAGATGGGCTATCCGATCGGTTCGAGGGGGTCAGTTGGTTCTTCGCTTGTCGCTTTTCTTTTGGGGATAACTGAGGTTAATCCTTTGCCACCACATTATTTTTGTGAGAGTTGTGGGTTTATAGAGTTCAGTGAGGATTTAAACTTGAGTGGTTTTGATTTAAAAGAGAAGTCATGCCCAAATTGTGGTGCGATTTTGAACTCCGACGGACATAATATAAGGTTTGAGGTTTTTATGGGGTATTCTGGTGAGAAGATCCCAGATATAGACGTGAATTTTTCGGCTGAGATCTTCAACGATATACAAAGGTTCTTGGAAGAGAAATTTGGTAGGAACTATTGTTACAAAGCAGGCACGATAAGTACCATCTCGAGGTACAACGCTTTGAAGATGGCGTTCAATTATTTCAAGGATGAAGATATGAATTTTGCACATCTTTTTTGGGCTTCTCAAAAAATTAAAGGAACAAAGTTGAATACAGGTCAACATCCATCAGCTATGATAATAATCCCTCAAGAGTACGATGTTCACGATTTTACTCCTTATCAATATTCTGCAAATTCTCCTGAGATTGGTATCGTTACAACACATTACGATTTTAAGGCTTTAGAAAATGATTTGCTGAAAATAGATGTGTTGTCTCACGATGGTCCAACCTTTTTAAAAATGCTTAAGGAATTAACCGGTTACGATTACAACAATATTTCGATGCACGATGAGCGGGTTCTCTCACTTTTCTCTTCTACAAAGGAGTTGGGAGTGGATCTTTCAGAGATAGGTACGGAGATTGGAACGTTGGGCGTACCGGAAGTTTGGACACCTTTTTCCCACAAGATGCTCACCGAGACAAGGCCCAAAACTTTTTACGATCTGTGTAGGACGAATTCACTTGCACACGGAACGGATATTTGGTTCAACAACGCCCGCGAGATAGTTTTGAAGAATGTTGCAGGTATCGATCGGATCGTTAGCTGCAGAGACGATATTTTGACAACGCTTGAGTATTTTGGAGTGGAACCAAAAACGGCCTTTATGATTATGGAAAAAGTGAGAAAGGGGAAAGAGCTTACAGAGAAAGAACTGAAGGCAATAGATGATTCAGAAGCTCCCGAATGGTACCTTGATTCTTTGAAGAAGATTCATTATCTATTCCCAAAGGCCCATGCGGTTGCCTACATGATAATGGCGTATAAGATAGCGTTTTACAAACTTTATTATCCTCTCGAGTTTTACAGCGTTTATTTTACTATCAGAGCGAGGTTTTTTGATATTGATATTATAATGGATGAAGCATTGACGGTTCAGACGATTACGAAGCTTTCAAAAAAGGAATTCCAACATAATTACGAAGAGTCCAATTTTTATTCCACGCTTAAAACCGCCTACGAGATGAGAAAGAGAGGTTTTGGCTTTTTAAGACCGGATCTTTACAAGAGTGAGGCAAAGGTTTTTAAAATTGAAGGGG